In Falco biarmicus isolate bFalBia1 chromosome 5, bFalBia1.pri, whole genome shotgun sequence, a single genomic region encodes these proteins:
- the LOC130150183 gene encoding homeobox protein NANOG-like, with protein MSAHLAVPPYLPYPDAVMYGDYFWFSPGSMDCVPAEEAAAADPLPFLAAEKTPSHPDVSPTSSSSGTLTHYTPDSATSPTAERPSPHAPLQKAKEEGEGMMKKAKSRTAFSQGQLQILHQWFQTQKYLSPQQIRELAALLGLTYKQVKTWFQNQRMKFKRCQKETQWMEKGMYLPQNGFHQAAYLDITPTFHQGFPVSASRNLQAVTNMHQAFSSGQTYGNGQSLYSFMAVEDEGLFGKGGTSCNTQQAMGLLSQQMNFYHGYPADVDYVSLESEDTYSFPSTSDSGTPFSGSPVWHQYQAPWHPLGTQGGYES; from the exons ATGAGTGCCCACCTGGCCGTGCCGCCCTACCTGCCCTACCCCGACGCGGTCATGTATGGGGACTACTTCTGGTTCTCTCCAGGGAGCATGGACTGCGTGCCGGccgaggaggcggcggcggcggacCCCCTCCCCTTCCTCGCGGCGGAGAAGACGCCCAGCCACCCAG ATGTTTCTCCAActtcctccagctctgggaCACTCACCCATTATACCCCTGACTCTGCCACTAGCCCCACCGCAGAGCGCCCATCTCCCCATGCCCCTTTGCAGAAGGCCAAGGAGGAAGGCGAGGGCATGATGAAGAAGGCCAAGAGCCGCACAGCCTTCTCCCAGGGGCAGCTGCAAATCCTGCACCAGTGGTTCCAGACCCAGAAGTacctcagcccccagcagaTCCGGGAGCTGGCTGCTCTCCTGGGGCTCACCTACAAGCAG GTGAAAACATGGTTCCAGAATCAACGGATGAAATTTAAACGTTGCCAGAAGGAGACTCAGTGGATGGAAAAAGGGATGTATCTACCACAG AATGGGTTTCATCAGGCTGCATACCTGGATATAACCCCCACATTTCACCAGGGCTTCCCTGTGAGTGCCAGCAGAAACCTTCAGGCTGTGACCAACATGCACCAGGCTTTCAGCAGTGGCCAGACTTATGGGAATGGGCAGAGCCTGTACTCGTTCATGGCTGTGGAGGATGAAGGGCTTTTTGGAAAAGGTGGGACAAGCTGCAATACCCAGCAAGCCATGGGTTTATTAAGCCAGCAGATGAACTTCTATCACGGCTACCCTGCTGATGTGGATTATGTCAGCCTGGAGTCAGAAGACACCTACAGCTTCCCGAGCACCTCTGACAGTGGCACACCGTTCTCAGGCTCTCCTGTATGGCATCAGTACCAGGCCCCTTGGCATCCCCTGGGGACCCAGGGTGGTTATGAGTCTTAG